The region AAGGGGAATTGCGCGCTTTTGCCAGGGCGCCGATCAGGATCAGGGGTAGCAGAATAGGGTAGAGGGCATGTGCGCGAATCAGATCGCCGGCGGCCAGGACCTTGTCCAGGTCATAGCTGCCAACCACATGGCCGAGCAGCATGACCCCCGCCAGCAGGCACAAACCCCCTGCGCCGGTGACCATCAGCGCCATATAGGCGCCACGTCGGGCATCGGCGCGGTGGTGCCAGTAGCCGATCAAAAGAAACGAAAAGAGGCTGGTCAGCTCCCAGAAAAACACGATCTGGATCAGGTTGCCGGAGATCACCAGCCCGAGCATGGCGCCCATGAACGCCAGGAAAAACGCGAAAAACCGCGGCACCGGATCGTCCGGCGACATGTAATAGCGGGCGTACAAAGAAACCAGCGTGCCGATGCCCAGCACCAGCAGCGAGAACAGCCAGGCGAAACCGTCCATGCGCAGGACGAAGTTCAGGCCGAGGCTCGGTAACCAGAAGAATTCTTCGCGTATCACGCCGCCATGGGCGATCTGCGGGTACAAGAGAGCGACTTGAATAGTGCCCGCGAGGGCAACCAGACCAGCCAGAAGTGATTCGCTGTTACGCGCGTTATGTGGCAGCAAAGCCGCGACACAGCTGCCGATAAAAGGCAGAAGCAGTAGAACTATCAGGGACATAGGCTTCTAATCTGCGGAAGTTTGTGAAGCATCATACGTGCCAGTTCCCGGATCGCCAAACGCCAACCTGTGGCAGGATCCTACAAGGTAGGCACAAAAAGACGGTTTTTCATTGTTTCAACGCTTTGAAACTCCGCGGGCGCAAAAGATCGCAGCCTTCGACAGCTCCTACATTGGAATGCGTACCCCTGTAGGAGCTGCCGAAGGCTTTAACGTTCGCCTTCGCGCTCCAATGCTTCGTCGACCGCAATGGCACCTTTACCCTTGGTCTTCAACTCACTGACAATCACCGCCGCCACAATCAATGCTGCCCCAAGCAAGGCAATCGCCGGCAGCCGCTCCCCGGCCAAACGTCCGGCAATCCCGGCCCACACCGGTTCGCCGGCATAGATCAATGTCGCCCGAGTCGGTGAAACACTCTTCTGCGCCCAGTTCATCAGCCACCTGAATCGCCGCACTGGCCGCACCCAAACCCAGGGCGCTGCATAGCAGTAACCAGGAGAAGTCCGGGATCACTTCGTTTGTCGGTACCACCATCAAAAATGCCAACACCGAGGTAGTCGCCAATTGCACCACGGTCACCCGCCGCACATCGACCTGACCGGCATAGGTGCTGATCAGAATAATCTCCGCCGCAATCGCGATAGCGCTGATCAACGTGGCGATTTCACCCGGACTGAAATTCAGCGAAGCCCCGGAAGGCCCCGACAGCAACATCAATCCGGTAAACGCCAGCATGATCCCGATGCTCGGCATCAACCCCGGCCGCCGCCCCAGCACCAGCCATTGCAGCAACGGCACAAACGGCACGTACAACGCGGTAATAAACGCCGACTGACTGCTGGGAATCGTCTGCAACCCGACGGTCTGCAAGCCATACCCAAGCATAATCGCCACGCCGATAAAGGCACCGGCCTTGAGTTCGAACAGGGTCAGTTCCCGCAGCTGACGCCAGGAGAACAGCGCGACGATACTTGCCGCCGCCGCAAAGCGCAGGCCAACGAAAAACATCGGCCCACTGACGGTCATCGCATGCTGTACCAGCAAAAAGGTCCCGCCCCAGACCATGGTAATCAGCACCAGCACGCACTCGGCCTTGCTGAACCGCGAGAAACGGGAAGAAGCCTGAGGGGAATTCACCGACGTCATGACCTTGCGCGCTACCTGAGGCGGACGCACAATGCGCCCGAATGTTGCGCAGTATACTGCCCAACCCTGCCAAGTGAGCAATATAGTGCACAAAGATTCTCCCCCGCGGGCTTCGGTCCTCCAGCACGTCAGCCAGAACGTTCGACGGCTGCGCCACGCCGCCGACATGAGCCAGACCGCCCTGGCCGAAAAGTCCGGTGTCAGCCGGCGGATGCTGGTGGCGATCGAAGCCGGCGAGAAAAACGTCAGCCTGACCACCCTCGACCGAGTGGCCGAAGCGCTGGACGTCGCCTTCAGCGATCTGATCCAGGCCCCGGATGCCCGCGACCCAAGCCGCATCAACGAACTGGCCTGGGCCGGGACGATTTCCGGGAGTAAAGCGGTGTTGCTGTCCAAAGCCACTGCTACCCGCGAGGTGGAGCAATGGGAATGGTGCCTGCAACCGGGCGAGGTTTATCCGTCACAACCGGATGCCGAAGGCTGGAGTGAGCAGATTTTTGTGTTCGAAGGCTGCCTGACGCTGATGCTGGGCGACACAGCGCAGCAAATCGCGGCGGGGGAGTTCTTCATGTTCGCCAGCAACCAGCCCCATACCTATCGCAACGATGGACCGGTGGCGGCGCGGTTTGTGCGTAATGTGGTGATCTGAACACGCAGTCCCGTTCATCGGAAACGCTGCGGAACCTGACATTTTTGACAGTAGACGTCGCTCAGAACATGGCGCATTTGTGGGGTGTATTTTCACATCGGTGATTCGCGCCTCACGAGGGTATAGCCATGAACGACAAAACTCACGCCTCCGAC is a window of Pseudomonas sp. 10S4 DNA encoding:
- a CDS encoding helix-turn-helix domain-containing protein, which translates into the protein MHKDSPPRASVLQHVSQNVRRLRHAADMSQTALAEKSGVSRRMLVAIEAGEKNVSLTTLDRVAEALDVAFSDLIQAPDARDPSRINELAWAGTISGSKAVLLSKATATREVEQWEWCLQPGEVYPSQPDAEGWSEQIFVFEGCLTLMLGDTAQQIAAGEFFMFASNQPHTYRNDGPVAARFVRNVVI